From a region of the Nitrospira sp. genome:
- a CDS encoding HU family DNA-binding protein: MTKEELIAKMAASAGITKVAAGTALQAFTGAVTSSLKKGQRVSLVNFGTFTISKRKARMGRNPRTGESLRIPAAKVPKFSAGKELRSAVK, translated from the coding sequence ATGACAAAGGAAGAGCTGATCGCCAAGATGGCCGCTTCGGCGGGAATCACCAAAGTTGCGGCGGGAACTGCCCTTCAAGCTTTTACCGGAGCGGTCACTTCCTCGCTGAAAAAGGGGCAGCGCGTCTCCCTTGTCAATTTTGGCACCTTTACGATCTCAAAGCGGAAAGCTCGAATGGGAAGAAACCCACGAACCGGCGAATCACTCCGAATTCCAGCGGCGAAGGTCCCGAAGTTTTCAGCCGGGAAAGAGCTTCGTTCTGCCGTGAAGTAA
- the thrS gene encoding threonine--tRNA ligase, producing MKIAVKDGPSGDVQTGKTVGAALSALGIAGQDVLAAKVDGAVVDLSRPLSDSSTVEPIRFDSVDGREVYRHSSTHIMAQAVKELFPSAQLTIGPALEDSFYYDFAFDRPFTPEDLEKIEARAAEIIQRNLTITRREFTKQEAIDFFRARGELYKVEIIQGFPDGEPITAYTQGDFVDLCRGPHLPTTGFVGTIKLLNTAGAYWRGDERNPMLQRIYGTSFPTKAEVDAYLARLEEIKRRDHRKVGKELDLISIQDEIGPGLVLWHPKGAAVRLLIENFWREQHIRDGYNLVYSPHTARLDLWKTSGHLDYYRENMFPAMKLEGSEYQLKPMNCPYHIMIYQSHLRSYRELPIRYGELGTVYRYERTGVLHGLMRVRGFTQDDAHIFCRPDQMESEVSRVLDFTFFVLQTFGFNEFEVFLSTRPKESVGGDEHWTLATSALEAALKSRNISFHLDPGGGAFYGPKIDIKIKDALGRSWQCSTVQVDFNNPERFDLSYIGGDGKAHRPIMIHRALMGSIERFFGILIEHYGGAFPTWLAPVQAMVMNITDDQQDYVAAVVAQLKTAGFRAETDLRNEKIGFKIREAEKAKVPFMLVAGKREVENGTLSVRGRSGANLGTMTVAEVVDLLRTETQHTQRELQHT from the coding sequence ATGAAGATTGCGGTTAAAGACGGTCCAAGCGGAGACGTTCAGACCGGAAAGACGGTGGGAGCCGCCCTTTCTGCGCTGGGGATCGCAGGTCAGGATGTCCTTGCGGCCAAAGTGGATGGGGCCGTCGTTGATCTGTCACGGCCCCTCTCAGACAGTTCAACAGTTGAACCGATCCGATTCGACAGTGTAGACGGTCGGGAAGTTTACCGCCATAGCAGCACCCACATCATGGCTCAGGCAGTGAAGGAACTCTTCCCTTCTGCACAGTTGACCATCGGTCCGGCGCTGGAAGACAGTTTTTACTATGACTTTGCCTTTGACCGTCCCTTTACCCCGGAAGATCTGGAGAAAATAGAGGCTCGCGCTGCCGAGATTATTCAGCGTAATCTCACCATTACGAGGCGAGAGTTTACAAAGCAGGAAGCGATTGACTTCTTCAGAGCTCGTGGAGAGCTCTACAAGGTGGAGATTATTCAAGGTTTTCCCGATGGAGAGCCCATTACCGCGTACACACAGGGCGATTTCGTGGATCTCTGCCGCGGCCCCCATCTCCCTACGACCGGTTTCGTCGGAACCATCAAGTTACTCAATACAGCCGGGGCATATTGGCGCGGTGATGAACGCAATCCGATGTTACAGCGGATCTACGGAACGTCCTTCCCGACGAAAGCTGAAGTAGATGCCTACCTTGCCAGATTGGAAGAGATCAAGCGACGCGATCACAGAAAAGTGGGGAAAGAACTGGATTTGATCAGCATTCAGGATGAAATCGGGCCTGGCTTGGTACTCTGGCATCCCAAAGGCGCGGCGGTCCGCCTGTTGATTGAAAACTTCTGGCGAGAACAGCATATTCGTGATGGCTACAACCTGGTGTATTCGCCGCATACCGCACGCCTGGATCTCTGGAAAACGAGCGGGCACCTCGACTACTACCGAGAGAATATGTTTCCGGCGATGAAGTTGGAAGGCAGCGAGTACCAGTTGAAGCCGATGAATTGCCCGTACCATATCATGATCTACCAATCGCATTTGCGCAGCTATCGGGAGCTTCCGATTCGCTACGGAGAATTGGGTACCGTGTACCGCTATGAACGGACCGGCGTCCTGCACGGGCTCATGCGGGTGCGAGGATTCACACAGGATGATGCCCATATTTTCTGCCGTCCGGATCAGATGGAAAGTGAAGTCAGCCGGGTGCTGGATTTTACTTTTTTCGTATTGCAGACGTTCGGGTTCAATGAGTTTGAAGTATTCCTGTCCACGAGGCCTAAGGAGTCGGTGGGCGGCGATGAACATTGGACACTAGCCACCAGCGCCCTGGAAGCAGCATTGAAGAGCCGCAACATCTCCTTTCACCTTGATCCGGGAGGCGGGGCATTTTACGGCCCCAAGATCGACATTAAGATCAAAGACGCACTGGGTCGCTCATGGCAATGCTCTACCGTCCAGGTGGACTTCAACAATCCGGAGCGGTTTGATTTGAGTTACATCGGAGGCGATGGGAAAGCCCATCGCCCGATCATGATCCATCGGGCCTTGATGGGATCTATCGAGCGTTTCTTTGGTATTTTGATCGAACATTATGGAGGCGCGTTTCCAACCTGGTTGGCTCCGGTGCAGGCAATGGTCATGAATATCACCGATGATCAGCAGGACTACGTCGCGGCCGTGGTTGCGCAATTGAAGACCGCCGGATTCCGTGCCGAAACGGACCTCCGGAATGAAAAGATCGGGTTCAAGATCCGTGAGGCAGAGAAAGCGAAAGTCCCCTTTATGTTGGTCGCGGGAAAGCGTGAAGTGGAAAATGGCACACTGTCGGTGCGCGGCCGAAGTGGAGCCAACTTAGGAACTATGACAGTGGCTGAGGTAGTGGATCTTTTACGAACCGAGACCCAACATACCCAGCGGGAACTTCAACATACATAA
- the rsmB gene encoding 16S rRNA (cytosine(967)-C(5))-methyltransferase RsmB, with protein sequence MSGLSPRSIALAIVLSSQRTDRSLDELIDERAAAIPLPRDRSLVMELAYGVLRRQETIDWRLCAVLSKPLHKLPVFVQMLLRLGAYQLLFLDRIPASAAVNETVKLAKASTQQLGHDWSGLVNGVLRNLIRLPAPTLPDSVAHPAEFLSVSYAIPLWLTERWVRRLGIEQAESACVAASAVPAITLRVHRCQLNREEFLERIRQAEIVARPAEVSPVGVVLEKGQDITSLPGFLAGDFYVEDEAAQLIPPILDPQPGEVILDACAAPGGKTTHLAALMSDRGTIYAVDRIHSRLSLLQQNCRRLGIQSIVPIVGDVRKTSEWSAMIAHKSNHQGRLPSFDRILVDAPCSGLGVLRRHPEAKLRKGSSVFLAHQKLQTQILEAVAPCLRPGGVLVYSTCSTEMEETEEVVSRFCEASPGWTRESVAPWLPTTALSFVTPQGALSTLCNGFGMDGFYAVRLRKHG encoded by the coding sequence GTGTCCGGACTCTCACCGCGATCCATCGCTCTTGCTATCGTCCTGTCCAGCCAACGGACCGATCGTTCACTCGATGAACTGATTGACGAACGGGCTGCGGCAATTCCATTGCCGCGTGACCGCTCGCTGGTAATGGAACTGGCGTACGGAGTTTTACGGCGGCAAGAAACGATCGACTGGCGACTTTGCGCGGTGCTGTCCAAACCCCTTCACAAGCTTCCTGTTTTCGTTCAAATGTTGCTTCGACTCGGTGCCTATCAACTGCTGTTCCTGGATCGCATTCCTGCATCGGCCGCGGTGAACGAAACCGTCAAGTTGGCCAAAGCTTCGACACAACAACTGGGGCATGATTGGAGCGGATTGGTGAACGGGGTCTTGCGCAACCTCATCCGCTTGCCGGCTCCAACCTTACCAGACTCAGTTGCTCATCCAGCTGAGTTTCTGTCCGTCAGCTACGCCATACCCTTGTGGCTGACAGAGCGGTGGGTGCGTCGACTGGGCATTGAACAAGCAGAATCGGCTTGTGTAGCGGCCAGCGCCGTCCCGGCCATCACACTGCGCGTCCACCGCTGCCAACTGAATCGGGAGGAATTTCTGGAGCGTATACGACAAGCCGAGATCGTCGCTCGTCCGGCAGAAGTTAGTCCTGTGGGAGTTGTGCTGGAAAAGGGCCAAGACATCACCTCGCTGCCGGGATTTCTCGCAGGGGATTTCTATGTGGAAGATGAAGCGGCCCAGCTCATCCCTCCGATCCTCGATCCTCAACCCGGCGAAGTCATTTTGGACGCCTGTGCCGCTCCAGGCGGCAAGACGACTCATCTTGCTGCACTCATGAGCGATCGTGGAACGATCTATGCTGTCGATCGGATACATTCCCGCTTGAGCCTGCTCCAGCAAAATTGCCGCAGGCTGGGAATTCAAAGTATTGTCCCGATCGTTGGTGATGTGAGAAAGACGTCGGAATGGTCTGCAATGATCGCACACAAGTCGAACCACCAGGGGAGATTGCCGTCATTCGATCGTATACTCGTGGATGCCCCCTGCAGTGGGCTGGGTGTGCTACGGCGGCATCCTGAAGCGAAACTTCGCAAGGGTAGTTCGGTGTTTCTTGCGCATCAGAAGCTTCAGACTCAGATCCTTGAGGCGGTCGCTCCCTGCTTGCGACCCGGTGGGGTGCTGGTCTATAGTACCTGCTCAACTGAAATGGAAGAAACTGAAGAGGTCGTCAGTCGTTTTTGCGAAGCCTCTCCTGGATGGACGCGTGAATCTGTGGCTCCCTGGCTTCCCACCACCGCTCTTTCCTTTGTGACCCCCCAGGGGGCGCTCTCCACCCTGTGCAACGGCTTTGGGATGGATGGATTTTATGCCGTCCGCTTACGAAAGCACGGATGA
- a CDS encoding site-specific integrase, producing the protein MALFRRGRVWWMGFPYQGKQVRRSTEVTDKKLAEKIYHKVMVQIAEGKWYAPEAGADKTVKDLLERYLRDHSAPNRAPTTHRGDISRAQHLIRAFGDLTLKEVRPSLLAAYKSKRRAEGAAAKTINNELTLLSHAFQLAVKEWEWVAENPVQRVSKEKVHNLIERWLTAEEESRLLAASPAWLQEIIIFAVNTGLRQSEILNLEWCNVDLFRRTITLLVQKNGGRDTLPVNAKTLEVLKARAKVRSMKTDYVFFNGAGNRMDARDLLRVFYPAMRKADVKRFRFHDLRHTFATRLVQAGADIYTVQKLGRWKTISMVMRYAHHYPESLRAGIEILDRVPGGISTVLAQSANSALTEPGRESVISC; encoded by the coding sequence ATGGCTCTGTTTCGTCGAGGACGGGTCTGGTGGATGGGCTTTCCGTATCAGGGGAAGCAGGTCAGGAGATCCACGGAAGTCACGGATAAGAAGTTAGCCGAAAAGATTTACCACAAGGTCATGGTCCAGATCGCTGAGGGGAAGTGGTATGCACCCGAAGCAGGGGCCGATAAGACGGTGAAGGACCTTTTGGAGCGATATCTTAGAGATCATTCGGCTCCAAATAGAGCGCCGACCACGCATCGCGGTGATATCTCACGGGCACAGCATCTCATTCGGGCATTCGGGGATCTGACGTTGAAGGAAGTACGACCTTCTCTTTTAGCGGCATATAAGTCGAAGCGGCGAGCTGAGGGAGCAGCGGCCAAGACGATTAACAACGAACTTACGCTCTTGAGCCATGCGTTTCAGCTTGCGGTAAAGGAATGGGAATGGGTAGCGGAAAATCCGGTGCAACGGGTCTCGAAAGAAAAAGTGCATAATCTTATCGAACGCTGGCTCACAGCAGAGGAAGAATCACGTCTCTTGGCGGCATCACCCGCTTGGTTGCAAGAGATCATTATCTTTGCTGTGAACACGGGACTTCGGCAGAGTGAGATCCTGAATCTCGAATGGTGCAACGTGGATCTATTCAGGAGAACTATCACGCTGCTGGTACAAAAGAACGGAGGCAGAGATACGCTTCCGGTCAATGCGAAGACGCTTGAAGTGTTGAAAGCCCGCGCGAAAGTTCGATCAATGAAAACGGATTATGTGTTCTTCAACGGGGCTGGAAACCGGATGGACGCGCGGGATCTCCTGCGTGTCTTTTATCCGGCCATGCGAAAAGCAGACGTGAAACGCTTTCGGTTTCATGATTTGCGCCATACCTTTGCCACTCGATTGGTGCAAGCCGGCGCCGACATCTACACCGTGCAAAAGCTTGGACGGTGGAAAACAATCTCCATGGTGATGCGTTACGCGCATCATTATCCAGAGAGTTTGCGCGCAGGGATTGAGATTCTCGATCGTGTTCCAGGGGGAATTAGCACAGTTTTAGCACAATCGGCGAATTCCGCACTCACGGAACCGGGAAGAGAATCGGTGATAAGTTGTTGA
- the rpmI gene encoding 50S ribosomal protein L35 — MMKVKTHKGTSKRFAKTGSGKIVRRKAGKRHLLTHKRHDHKRRLSGTAVVDPTVATSLRRLLPYE; from the coding sequence CTGATGAAAGTCAAAACACACAAGGGAACCAGTAAGCGATTCGCCAAGACCGGGAGCGGAAAAATCGTCCGCCGCAAGGCCGGCAAGCGCCATTTGCTGACACATAAACGGCATGACCATAAGCGCCGCTTGAGTGGAACCGCGGTCGTCGACCCGACGGTCGCCACGTCATTGCGCCGGCTACTACCTTACGAATAG
- a CDS encoding methionyl-tRNA formyltransferase, which yields MRIVFMGTPEFAVPSLEALLRSKDQVVGVVTQPDRPKGRGQHLVPPPVKLVAERAGIPILQPLKIRTPDFLQALSAWQPDVITVAAFGRILHTPILSLPPMGCVNVHGSLLPKYRGAAPVQWAIINGETETGITTMLMDEGMDTGAILLQERLPITPDDTTGTLAPRLAETGGRLLVETLAQLKAGTLMPKKQDDGQATMAPILKKEDGLIDWSVRAASLANRVRGLSPWPGAYTFLGGERWNVWNAVSTIGPTTEKPGTIVTVNKQSILVATGDGLLEIREIQTANSKRMSVAQFLAGHHVKVGEQLGSSAA from the coding sequence ATGCGGATCGTCTTTATGGGGACACCGGAATTCGCCGTGCCGTCGTTGGAGGCCCTGCTTCGTTCGAAGGACCAAGTCGTGGGGGTCGTGACGCAACCGGATCGACCGAAGGGACGTGGGCAGCATCTCGTACCTCCGCCTGTCAAACTGGTCGCTGAGCGAGCCGGTATTCCCATCTTGCAGCCTCTCAAGATCCGAACCCCCGACTTCTTGCAAGCTCTTTCTGCATGGCAGCCTGATGTAATCACAGTAGCGGCCTTCGGGCGAATTCTACATACCCCGATACTGAGTCTTCCTCCCATGGGTTGTGTAAACGTGCATGGCTCACTGTTGCCGAAATATCGAGGAGCTGCTCCGGTGCAATGGGCAATTATCAATGGAGAAACCGAAACCGGTATCACCACGATGCTGATGGACGAAGGAATGGATACAGGCGCGATCCTGCTTCAAGAAAGGTTACCCATCACACCTGACGATACGACCGGTACATTGGCTCCGCGTTTGGCCGAGACGGGCGGGCGGCTGCTCGTCGAAACCCTCGCACAGTTGAAAGCCGGGACATTGATGCCCAAGAAGCAAGATGATGGACAGGCCACCATGGCGCCGATCTTGAAGAAAGAAGACGGCCTCATTGACTGGAGCGTGAGAGCAGCATCCCTCGCCAACCGAGTCCGAGGACTTTCCCCTTGGCCGGGGGCCTATACGTTTTTGGGTGGGGAGCGCTGGAATGTTTGGAACGCGGTTTCGACTATTGGCCCGACGACAGAGAAGCCGGGTACCATCGTCACAGTGAATAAGCAATCGATCCTAGTGGCGACCGGTGATGGTCTGCTTGAGATCCGCGAAATCCAGACGGCCAATTCGAAGCGAATGTCGGTGGCTCAATTCCTGGCTGGGCACCACGTCAAGGTTGGTGAGCAACTGGGCTCCTCGGCTGCATAG
- the rplT gene encoding 50S ribosomal protein L20 — translation MPRAKGGPKTRQRRKKRIKLASGQYGGKSRLFRSATESVDKGLTYAYTGRKNRKRDFRQLWIARISAAVRAQGISYGRFINALKKANVMLDRKVLSDMAIKDAAGFTQLVGLAKQQLAPATT, via the coding sequence ATGCCTCGCGCAAAGGGCGGACCAAAAACCAGGCAACGGCGGAAGAAGCGGATCAAGTTGGCGTCAGGTCAGTATGGCGGGAAGAGCCGCTTGTTTCGCTCCGCGACAGAAAGTGTAGATAAAGGACTGACCTACGCGTACACCGGCCGCAAGAATCGCAAGCGGGACTTCCGGCAATTGTGGATCGCCCGCATCAGCGCGGCAGTTCGAGCGCAAGGGATCAGCTATGGGCGGTTCATCAACGCTCTTAAAAAGGCCAATGTCATGCTGGATCGCAAGGTCCTCTCGGACATGGCAATCAAAGACGCCGCAGGGTTTACGCAGCTTGTTGGCCTCGCCAAGCAACAGCTGGCGCCTGCTACAACATAA
- the pheT gene encoding phenylalanine--tRNA ligase subunit beta, protein MPTITIFKHDFESLLNWTEPANRSVSIEQLEAWLMLVKGELKGYSPETGELRIELQDSNRPDLWCCEGIARQIRIKEQGGPKPYPFFAAKSKSRLQVIVKPGIENVRPYVAACTATGYRVTDEGLAQLIQTQEKLAEIFGHKRKTVSIGIYQLPKITFPVSYELVKPDEARFTPLGMETVMTLSEILMVHPKGLEYGAILAGESRLPILRDAAKQPLSFPPIINSREVGEVRVGDDQLFVEVTGTDLPMVILTLNIFAANLADRGAIIEPVEVQYPSGTQLGKRVRTPQDLRKQKTIPIQTIEQALGQKLGITAVKHALETYGYEVSPGKGAVKAKLPAYRQDLMHAMDVVEDVAMSLGYAEFTPVMPAQFTVGGLSGIEQMSDRARELMVGQGFQEIISNILGSPNHYSGLMRLEGTDWGRMVEVDNVMSLSFSCLRQWMLPSLLRVETASSRAFYPHRLFEAGEVAIPDNHSEVGSRTETVLGAVIAHAAAHFSEIHSCLDVLFYYFGKEYSLEPVQHPSFLEGRAGRIIVAGEPVGVIGEVHPEVLERWQIAMPVVAFEVNLSRLADPS, encoded by the coding sequence ATGCCCACGATCACAATTTTTAAACACGATTTTGAGTCGTTACTGAACTGGACTGAACCGGCAAACCGGTCGGTCTCGATTGAACAGTTGGAAGCGTGGCTCATGCTCGTGAAGGGTGAACTGAAAGGGTATAGCCCAGAAACCGGAGAGTTGCGTATCGAACTGCAGGACAGTAACCGGCCCGATCTGTGGTGTTGCGAAGGGATCGCACGGCAAATCCGCATTAAGGAACAGGGCGGGCCCAAGCCCTACCCATTTTTTGCGGCAAAGTCCAAATCCCGACTGCAGGTCATCGTGAAGCCTGGCATCGAAAACGTGCGCCCGTACGTTGCTGCTTGTACCGCCACGGGTTATCGGGTGACCGATGAAGGGTTGGCCCAGCTGATTCAAACCCAAGAAAAATTGGCGGAGATCTTCGGCCATAAGCGCAAGACCGTTTCGATCGGGATCTATCAATTGCCCAAGATCACATTTCCGGTCAGCTATGAGCTTGTGAAACCCGACGAAGCCCGGTTCACCCCGTTGGGGATGGAGACGGTGATGACCCTCTCGGAGATTCTGATGGTGCATCCGAAAGGGTTGGAGTATGGAGCGATTCTGGCCGGAGAGAGCCGATTGCCGATACTTCGAGATGCAGCGAAACAACCGCTGTCGTTTCCTCCGATCATCAACAGCCGGGAAGTCGGAGAGGTACGAGTCGGAGACGATCAGCTCTTCGTCGAAGTGACCGGTACGGACTTGCCCATGGTTATCTTGACCCTGAACATTTTTGCGGCCAATCTAGCCGATCGGGGGGCCATCATCGAGCCGGTTGAAGTTCAGTACCCATCAGGCACGCAGCTGGGCAAGCGAGTCAGGACCCCGCAAGATCTTCGGAAGCAGAAGACCATCCCGATTCAGACCATCGAGCAGGCGCTCGGTCAGAAGCTTGGCATCACGGCCGTCAAGCATGCGCTTGAGACCTACGGGTATGAGGTATCGCCTGGGAAAGGCGCCGTCAAGGCGAAGTTGCCTGCGTATCGGCAGGATCTGATGCATGCGATGGACGTCGTTGAGGATGTGGCGATGAGTCTGGGGTATGCCGAATTCACGCCGGTCATGCCGGCACAATTTACAGTGGGAGGTTTATCCGGGATCGAACAGATGTCGGACCGTGCTCGAGAATTGATGGTGGGGCAGGGGTTTCAGGAAATCATCTCCAATATTCTCGGTTCGCCGAATCATTATTCCGGCTTGATGCGGCTAGAAGGTACAGACTGGGGACGGATGGTCGAAGTCGACAACGTTATGTCTCTGAGCTTTAGTTGTCTCCGCCAATGGATGTTGCCTTCACTGCTGCGTGTCGAGACCGCTTCGAGCCGGGCGTTTTATCCACATCGCCTCTTTGAGGCCGGTGAAGTCGCGATTCCGGACAACCATAGTGAGGTGGGTTCTCGGACGGAAACGGTCTTGGGTGCCGTGATTGCCCATGCGGCGGCACATTTCTCAGAAATTCATTCTTGTCTGGATGTGCTGTTCTACTACTTCGGCAAGGAGTATAGTCTCGAGCCCGTACAGCATCCGTCTTTTCTGGAAGGCCGCGCAGGCCGGATCATCGTTGCGGGTGAACCGGTCGGTGTCATCGGCGAAGTCCATCCGGAGGTTCTCGAACGCTGGCAAATTGCGATGCCGGTCGTTGCGTTCGAAGTGAACCTCTCCCGTCTCGCGGATCCATCCTGA
- the infC gene encoding translation initiation factor IF-3 produces MVPKLRVNREIRVREVRVIGPGGEQLGILPTPDAFRQAQENGYDLVEVAPTSVPPVCRIMDYGKYKYELSKKEHQSRRHQKSTQVKEIKLRPRTDKHDLEIKVRQMKVFLEEGNKTKVTLTYRGREMANQEMGRAVMNSVIEQLAQAGTIEYAPRMEGRSLIMIVAPKN; encoded by the coding sequence ATCGTCCCCAAATTACGCGTGAATCGTGAGATACGAGTCCGGGAAGTTCGTGTAATCGGCCCGGGTGGAGAGCAACTGGGCATTCTTCCGACGCCGGACGCTTTTCGCCAGGCTCAAGAAAATGGCTATGACTTGGTTGAAGTCGCTCCCACCTCCGTTCCCCCAGTCTGTAGGATTATGGACTATGGGAAGTACAAGTATGAGTTGAGTAAAAAGGAGCATCAGAGCCGGCGTCATCAAAAGTCCACCCAAGTGAAGGAAATCAAGCTGCGCCCACGGACCGATAAGCATGACCTCGAAATCAAGGTCCGGCAGATGAAAGTCTTTCTGGAAGAGGGCAATAAGACCAAGGTGACCCTCACCTATCGCGGGCGAGAAATGGCCAATCAAGAAATGGGTCGTGCCGTGATGAATTCGGTGATCGAACAATTGGCCCAAGCCGGCACAATCGAGTATGCCCCCCGTATGGAGGGACGAAGCTTGATCATGATTGTGGCTCCGAAGAACTGA
- a CDS encoding phenylalanine--tRNA ligase subunit alpha, whose translation MDISAVIDSLHPLEIKVLTTLGTRPPGTALDSEQLAAAAELEPSQLSMAVEWLLAKSLIAIQTETVTPMVSLTKIGEEYYRTSSPLERVVAAAREATGTGKRLTIPDLQAQGGLDPSDVSKAVGRLKKEGVILIIQGGCIETTGRPSPTAEILRTLLQQVHESSKELKSFTDADRQVVEDYAVKRGNAKEPFRIDERVTRSFILSTEGANAAEQLLRQGVAEEVSQLSPELLKDGSWRHKRFRKYTISLRPPRIGTGKKHPYREFLDAVKTKLVSMGFQEMRGQLVETEFWDMDALFMPQFHPARDIHDVYFVKTPTHASGVDDSVLSHVAQVHENGAATGSTGWGYSFDLQRAKRLVLRSQGTAVSARTLAASPSIPGKYFSIARCFRYDQVDATHATDFFQVEGIVLGEDINFRTLLGLLNLFAREVAQAKEVKFLPAYFPFTEPSVELHVRHPRLGWMELGGAGLFRPEVTLPLGVTAPVIAWGLGLDRMAMVALGIHDIRELFTDNLELIRTTRGLF comes from the coding sequence GTGGACATCTCCGCAGTCATCGACAGCCTTCATCCTCTCGAAATCAAAGTCCTCACGACGTTGGGCACTCGTCCGCCCGGAACCGCCTTGGACAGCGAGCAGTTGGCTGCAGCCGCTGAATTGGAGCCTTCCCAACTCAGCATGGCCGTCGAGTGGCTGCTCGCCAAGTCGCTGATCGCGATCCAGACGGAAACCGTGACGCCCATGGTGTCGTTGACCAAGATAGGGGAAGAGTATTATCGGACTTCGTCACCTCTGGAACGAGTCGTCGCAGCCGCGCGCGAAGCGACCGGCACCGGAAAGCGATTGACCATTCCCGATCTTCAGGCCCAAGGAGGACTTGATCCCTCTGACGTCAGCAAGGCCGTCGGACGACTCAAGAAGGAAGGGGTGATCCTGATCATTCAAGGAGGTTGTATCGAAACGACCGGACGCCCGAGCCCGACCGCCGAGATACTCCGAACCCTTCTGCAACAGGTACATGAGTCGTCGAAGGAACTGAAAAGCTTCACGGACGCCGATCGCCAGGTCGTCGAAGACTATGCGGTGAAGCGCGGGAATGCAAAGGAGCCATTCCGTATAGATGAGCGGGTGACCCGGTCATTCATCTTGTCCACGGAAGGTGCAAACGCGGCGGAACAGTTGCTGAGGCAAGGGGTTGCTGAGGAAGTATCGCAGTTAAGTCCCGAGTTGTTGAAAGACGGGAGCTGGCGTCATAAACGATTCCGGAAATATACCATCAGCTTGCGTCCGCCTCGTATCGGAACCGGGAAGAAGCACCCCTATCGTGAATTTCTCGATGCCGTAAAGACCAAACTCGTGAGCATGGGGTTTCAGGAGATGCGGGGGCAGCTTGTCGAGACAGAGTTCTGGGACATGGATGCGCTGTTCATGCCGCAATTCCACCCCGCCCGAGATATTCACGATGTGTATTTCGTAAAGACTCCTACCCATGCCAGCGGCGTGGACGATTCGGTGTTGTCGCATGTCGCCCAGGTGCACGAGAACGGTGCCGCGACGGGCTCCACCGGCTGGGGCTATTCCTTCGATCTGCAACGCGCCAAACGATTGGTGTTGCGGAGTCAAGGGACTGCCGTCTCCGCCCGAACGTTAGCTGCCTCACCGAGTATTCCCGGAAAGTATTTTTCGATCGCCCGGTGTTTTCGCTATGACCAGGTCGACGCTACTCACGCGACGGATTTTTTCCAAGTGGAGGGAATCGTACTTGGGGAAGACATCAATTTTAGAACGTTGCTGGGTCTTCTAAACTTGTTTGCGCGCGAGGTCGCTCAAGCAAAAGAAGTGAAGTTTCTGCCCGCTTACTTCCCGTTTACAGAACCATCGGTGGAGCTTCACGTTCGGCATCCTCGCCTGGGCTGGATGGAACTCGGTGGCGCTGGACTCTTCCGGCCAGAGGTCACATTACCTCTTGGGGTCACCGCGCCGGTGATTGCGTGGGGACTAGGCCTCGACCGGATGGCAATGGTGGCGCTGGGCATCCACGATATCCGAGAGCTCTTCACCGACAACCTGGAATTGATCCGCACGACCAGAGGATTGTTCTAG
- a CDS encoding ribulose-phosphate 3-epimerase yields MMGRPIYIAPSILSADFARLAEEVAAVERAGADMLHVDVMDGHFVPNLTVGPPIVESLKKVTKLPLDVHLMITNADAFIQDFVEAGADYLTVHVEACPHLHRTIQSIKERGAKAGVTLNPATPIALLQEILGDVDLVLIMSVNPGFGGQKFIPSVLKKIAEARALLDKINSRALLEVDGGVKVDNAREIVAAGATTLVAGSAIFSQHDYTATIAAMRAAAETVVQPAPRVAVNR; encoded by the coding sequence ATGATGGGTCGTCCGATTTACATCGCGCCCTCTATTCTTTCTGCCGATTTTGCTCGACTGGCGGAGGAAGTCGCCGCCGTGGAGCGGGCCGGTGCCGATATGTTGCATGTGGATGTCATGGACGGCCATTTTGTGCCGAATCTGACAGTGGGGCCTCCTATCGTGGAAAGCCTCAAGAAGGTTACCAAGTTGCCCCTTGATGTGCATCTGATGATCACCAATGCCGATGCGTTTATCCAGGATTTCGTCGAGGCCGGTGCCGACTACCTCACGGTTCATGTTGAGGCCTGCCCGCACCTTCACCGCACGATTCAGTCGATTAAAGAACGGGGTGCTAAGGCCGGAGTCACCCTGAATCCCGCTACACCCATCGCGTTGCTGCAAGAGATCTTGGGCGATGTCGATCTCGTGTTGATCATGTCGGTGAATCCAGGATTCGGGGGACAGAAATTTATTCCATCAGTGCTCAAGAAAATCGCCGAAGCCCGGGCACTCTTGGACAAGATCAATAGCCGGGCACTGCTTGAGGTCGATGGCGGCGTGAAGGTAGATAATGCACGGGAGATTGTCGCTGCCGGCGCAACGACTCTCGTGGCTGGATCGGCGATTTTTTCCCAACACGACTATACGGCCACGATCGCAGCTATGCGAGCGGCCGCAGAGACGGTCGTTCAACCGGCGCCCCGCGTAGCGGTTAATCGATAG